A region from the Flavobacterium enshiense genome encodes:
- the dnaE gene encoding DNA polymerase III subunit alpha: MYLIFDTETTGLPRSWSAPITDTDNWPRCIQIAWQLHDEMGNLVEHQDYLVKPEGFNIPYDAERIHGISTELAMEQGIPLMEVLEKFNLALSKAKFIVGQNVGFDVNIMGCEFHRMNIGSDMVKMSVLDTCTETTAELLKLPGGRGGKFKLPTLTELHQYLFGEPFAEAHNATADVEATTRCFLELIKREVFTKEELDVNEDYYRDFRENNPQEIKLIGLKHINLKKASDEIRERLKKIQHEDVGQSVSEEVKKDLEHAAFAHLHNHSQFSVLQSTISINALVSAAVKNKMPAVAMTDVGNMMGAFHFVSAVLNHNKGAEAKNKAAEENGETPSETIVKPIVGCAFNICDDHKDKTKKDNGYQVVLLAKNKKGYHNLAKMASIAYTDGFYYVPRIDRAVVEKYKEDIIVLSGNLYGEIPSKILNIGENQAEEALVWWKTQFGEDFYIEVMRHNQEDENRVNKTLIDFARKHNIKLIATNNTYYVAKEDANAHDILLCVKDGEKQATPIGRGRGYRYGLPNQEYYFKSETEMKKLFSDLPEAIINIQEIIDKVEAYSLYRDVLLPKFDIPEEFVVEEDKADGGVRGENAYLRHLTMEGAKRRYEDITPDIQERLDFELLTISNSGYPGYFLIVQDFIAEARKMGVSVGPGRGSAAGSAVAYCLGITNIDPIKYDLLFERFLNPDRVSMPDIDIDFDDEGRGLVMDYVINKYGANQVAQIITYGKMATKSAIRDTARVLDLPLFEADRIAKLIPAMMPGKWNLARFLAEDESEVKKALKSSEEFDRVKELIAIANEEDLAGETIQQAKVLEGSLRNTGIHACGVIITPSDITNYVPVTTAKDSDLYVTQFDNSVAESAGLLKMDFLGLKTLTLIKDTVKLVKYRLGIELDPDNFPIDDQKTYELFQRGETVGVFQYESAGMQKYMKDLKPTVFGDLIAMNALYRPGPLEYIPSFVRRKNGLEEITYDLDACEEYLGETYGITVYQEQVMLLSQKLANFSKGDADVLRKAMGKKQKDVLDKMKSKFIDQAMANGHDAKKLDKIWTDWEAFASYAFNKSHSTCYAWIAYQTAYLKAHYPAEYMAAVLSNNMNDIKQVSFFMEECKRMGLAVLGPDVNESFYKFTVNEEYAVRFGMGAIKGVGEGAVRTIVECRKDGKYKSIFDLAKRIDLRAANKKAFENLALAGGFDCFSNTHRAQYFHTDGDNSTFLEKAMRYGSKFQENENSSQVSLFGDASEVQIPEPVVPPCEEWNTMQKLAQEKEVVGIYISGHPLDDYKFEMKYFCNTKLDALKDLTPFVGKNISVGGIVTNVQHRVAKNGKGWATFNLEGYDESYEFRIFDEEYLKFRHYLGQNHFVYIRLNVKEGWTNKETGKKSDPRLQFIDVLQLQDVLQKFAKKLILQFSVVDLREQLIMELNEIFKENPGEATVTFEVMELERVKKIVEVPIVSDMNDVDEISDSEDSLDEVEMTVSEEKEEIKVVTKLTMPSRKLKIGISNAMLSELERLQINFKLN; the protein is encoded by the coding sequence ATGTATTTAATTTTCGATACCGAAACCACCGGATTACCACGAAGTTGGTCGGCACCTATTACGGATACCGATAACTGGCCGCGATGTATTCAAATTGCGTGGCAGTTACATGATGAAATGGGGAATCTTGTCGAACATCAGGATTATCTGGTAAAACCTGAAGGTTTCAACATTCCTTATGATGCCGAAAGAATCCATGGGATTTCCACGGAGTTGGCTATGGAACAAGGTATTCCGTTAATGGAAGTGCTTGAAAAATTCAACTTAGCCTTGTCAAAAGCTAAATTTATCGTCGGGCAAAATGTTGGTTTCGACGTGAATATCATGGGGTGTGAATTTCACCGAATGAATATCGGTTCGGATATGGTAAAAATGTCTGTTTTGGACACTTGTACTGAAACCACGGCCGAATTGCTGAAACTACCCGGGGGTCGTGGCGGAAAATTCAAATTGCCTACATTAACCGAATTACATCAATATTTATTCGGAGAGCCTTTTGCAGAAGCACACAACGCGACTGCCGACGTGGAAGCGACCACAAGATGTTTCCTCGAATTAATCAAACGTGAGGTTTTTACCAAAGAAGAACTTGATGTTAACGAAGATTATTACCGTGATTTCCGTGAAAACAATCCGCAGGAAATCAAGCTGATTGGGTTAAAGCATATCAACCTGAAAAAAGCTTCCGATGAAATTCGTGAGCGTTTAAAGAAGATCCAGCACGAAGATGTTGGTCAGTCTGTATCAGAAGAAGTTAAGAAGGATTTAGAACATGCTGCTTTTGCGCATCTGCACAATCATTCCCAATTCTCGGTACTGCAATCCACTATTTCGATCAATGCTTTGGTAAGTGCGGCGGTTAAAAACAAAATGCCGGCAGTTGCCATGACCGATGTAGGGAACATGATGGGGGCTTTTCACTTCGTGAGTGCCGTTCTTAATCATAATAAAGGCGCCGAAGCCAAAAATAAAGCAGCCGAAGAAAACGGTGAAACTCCATCCGAAACGATAGTAAAACCGATTGTAGGTTGTGCGTTTAACATCTGCGACGACCACAAAGACAAAACCAAAAAAGACAACGGATATCAGGTAGTGTTGTTGGCAAAGAACAAAAAGGGCTATCACAACCTGGCAAAAATGGCATCCATTGCCTATACCGACGGATTTTATTATGTGCCGCGAATTGACCGAGCGGTAGTCGAAAAATATAAAGAAGACATTATTGTTTTGTCGGGGAACCTGTATGGGGAGATCCCGAGCAAAATTTTAAATATTGGTGAAAACCAGGCGGAAGAAGCGTTGGTTTGGTGGAAAACCCAATTTGGCGAGGATTTCTATATTGAAGTCATGCGTCATAATCAGGAGGATGAAAACCGCGTAAATAAAACGCTTATCGATTTCGCCCGAAAACACAATATAAAACTGATTGCAACTAATAATACGTATTACGTTGCCAAGGAAGATGCTAATGCACACGATATTTTATTATGCGTAAAAGACGGTGAGAAGCAGGCGACTCCAATTGGCCGAGGACGAGGTTATCGTTATGGATTGCCTAATCAGGAATACTATTTCAAATCGGAGACAGAAATGAAAAAGCTGTTCTCTGATTTGCCGGAAGCCATCATCAACATTCAGGAAATCATTGATAAAGTGGAAGCGTATTCGTTGTACCGCGACGTATTGCTTCCTAAATTCGATATTCCGGAAGAATTTGTGGTAGAGGAAGATAAAGCGGATGGAGGTGTACGAGGTGAGAATGCTTATTTGCGACATCTCACCATGGAAGGAGCCAAAAGAAGGTATGAAGATATTACACCCGATATTCAGGAACGACTGGATTTTGAGTTACTAACTATTTCCAATTCAGGTTATCCCGGTTACTTTTTGATTGTACAGGATTTCATTGCCGAGGCACGAAAAATGGGGGTTTCAGTAGGGCCTGGTCGTGGTTCCGCAGCGGGTTCTGCGGTAGCATACTGTTTAGGGATTACCAATATCGACCCGATTAAATACGATTTGCTTTTTGAGCGTTTCCTGAATCCGGACCGTGTGTCCATGCCCGATATCGATATCGATTTTGATGACGAAGGCCGCGGATTGGTTATGGATTACGTAATCAATAAATACGGAGCCAATCAGGTGGCACAGATTATCACTTATGGTAAAATGGCAACAAAATCGGCGATTCGTGATACGGCACGTGTATTGGATTTGCCTTTATTTGAAGCCGACAGGATTGCGAAACTTATTCCGGCCATGATGCCAGGTAAATGGAATCTGGCCCGTTTCCTTGCGGAAGATGAAAGCGAAGTCAAAAAAGCCCTGAAATCATCGGAAGAATTCGACAGGGTTAAAGAACTAATAGCGATCGCCAACGAAGAAGATCTTGCCGGGGAAACCATCCAGCAGGCAAAAGTTCTGGAAGGATCGCTTCGAAACACCGGAATCCATGCCTGCGGTGTAATCATTACGCCGAGTGATATTACCAACTACGTACCGGTAACCACAGCAAAAGATTCAGATTTGTATGTAACACAGTTCGACAACTCTGTAGCGGAAAGTGCCGGTTTGCTGAAAATGGACTTCCTGGGGCTGAAGACGCTAACATTGATTAAAGACACGGTTAAATTGGTGAAATACCGTTTGGGAATCGAACTCGATCCGGACAATTTCCCAATTGATGACCAAAAAACATATGAGTTGTTCCAAAGAGGAGAAACGGTTGGGGTTTTCCAATACGAGTCGGCCGGGATGCAGAAGTACATGAAGGACCTTAAGCCTACGGTTTTTGGTGACCTTATCGCGATGAATGCGTTGTACCGTCCGGGGCCTTTGGAATACATTCCTTCTTTCGTCCGAAGAAAAAACGGATTGGAAGAGATTACCTATGATTTGGATGCCTGCGAAGAATATTTAGGAGAAACATACGGGATTACGGTGTATCAGGAGCAGGTGATGCTTTTGTCACAGAAGCTTGCGAATTTCTCCAAAGGTGATGCCGACGTACTTCGTAAGGCGATGGGTAAAAAGCAGAAAGATGTTTTGGATAAGATGAAATCCAAATTCATCGATCAGGCAATGGCCAACGGGCACGATGCAAAAAAACTGGATAAGATATGGACCGACTGGGAGGCGTTTGCGAGTTATGCCTTCAATAAATCCCACTCCACCTGTTATGCATGGATTGCTTACCAAACGGCTTATCTGAAAGCACACTATCCGGCCGAGTATATGGCGGCGGTACTTTCCAATAACATGAACGATATCAAGCAGGTTTCGTTCTTTATGGAAGAGTGTAAGCGTATGGGACTGGCGGTTTTAGGTCCGGATGTGAATGAATCGTTCTATAAGTTTACCGTAAACGAAGAGTATGCAGTTCGTTTTGGAATGGGCGCAATTAAAGGTGTAGGGGAAGGTGCCGTACGAACTATTGTAGAGTGCCGAAAAGACGGAAAATACAAATCCATATTCGATTTGGCGAAGCGTATCGATTTACGTGCTGCCAATAAAAAAGCATTCGAAAACTTAGCTCTGGCAGGTGGATTCGATTGTTTTTCCAATACCCATCGTGCGCAATATTTCCATACCGATGGCGATAACAGTACGTTCTTAGAGAAAGCCATGCGTTATGGTTCTAAGTTTCAGGAGAATGAGAATTCGTCGCAGGTGAGTTTGTTTGGAGATGCCTCTGAAGTGCAGATTCCTGAGCCTGTCGTGCCACCGTGTGAAGAGTGGAATACGATGCAAAAACTGGCGCAGGAGAAAGAAGTGGTGGGGATTTATATTTCCGGTCATCCGCTTGACGATTACAAGTTTGAAATGAAATATTTCTGTAATACGAAACTGGATGCGTTGAAAGATCTGACGCCATTTGTAGGGAAAAATATCTCAGTGGGAGGAATTGTAACCAATGTGCAACACCGGGTTGCCAAGAACGGTAAAGGCTGGGCTACTTTCAATTTGGAAGGTTACGACGAGAGTTACGAATTCCGGATTTTTGATGAGGAATACTTAAAGTTCCGTCATTATCTGGGGCAAAATCACTTTGTGTACATCCGTTTGAATGTAAAAGAAGGCTGGACGAACAAGGAAACCGGTAAGAAATCCGATCCGCGTTTGCAGTTTATTGACGTTTTACAACTTCAGGATGTATTGCAGAAATTTGCCAAAAAACTCATACTGCAATTTTCTGTGGTTGATTTACGTGAACAATTAATCATGGAACTCAACGAAATTTTCAAAGAAAATCCTGGTGAAGCTACTGTGACTTTTGAAGTGATGGAGCTGGAACGAGTGAAAAAAATTGTGGAAGTGCCTATAGTGAGTGATATGAATGATGTTGATGAAATTTCAGATTCTGAAGATTCACTTGATGAAGTAGAAATGACCGTTTCTGAAGAAAAAGAAGAAATTAAAGTGGTGACCAAACTCACCATGCCAAGCCGAAAACTCAAAATTGGTATTTCAAATGCTATGTTGAGTGAGTTGGAGCGTTTGCAGATCAACTTCAAATTGAATTAA
- the trxA gene encoding thioredoxin, which translates to MALAITDATFDEVVLKSEKPVLVDFWAAWCGPCRMVAPIIDQISEEYAGKAVIGKVDVDANQEFAAKYGVRNIPTVLVFQNGEVVGRQVGVAPKNTYTEAIDALL; encoded by the coding sequence ATGGCTTTAGCAATAACAGATGCAACTTTTGATGAAGTAGTATTGAAATCAGAGAAACCGGTATTGGTAGATTTTTGGGCAGCTTGGTGTGGACCATGTCGTATGGTAGCTCCAATCATTGATCAGATCAGTGAAGAGTATGCCGGAAAAGCAGTAATCGGTAAAGTAGATGTAGATGCGAATCAGGAGTTTGCAGCGAAATATGGTGTTCGTAACATTCCAACTGTATTGGTTTTCCAAAACGGAGAAGTGGTAGGACGTCAGGTAGGAGTTGCTCCTAAAAACACATACACTGAAGCAATCGACGCATTATTATAA
- a CDS encoding pseudouridine synthase, whose product MIGKGNNKKGSTSKKPGSGSKKSGPAKATFKKDDKKTGFPKAKPAFDKKPKAPKKPANPDEIRLNKYISNSGVCSRRDADIYIQSGNVKVNGEVVTEMGYKVQPNDVVNFDGSLITPEKKEYILLNKPKGFTTSKEEDMNANNVLDLVRGATKAKLQPVGRMDKTTTGLLLFTNDTDIVRKFTIPNQRSSKVYQVTLDKNLKFEDLERISSGLTIDNHRVFVEEVSYIEDQPKSEIGLKMKTSNVKVVRSIFEHLKYDVLKVDRVVFAGLTKKNLPRGNWRFLTEQEIINLRNI is encoded by the coding sequence ATGATCGGAAAAGGAAATAATAAAAAAGGTTCTACGTCTAAAAAACCAGGCTCGGGTTCCAAAAAAAGCGGACCGGCTAAGGCTACTTTTAAAAAAGACGATAAAAAAACAGGGTTCCCTAAAGCAAAACCTGCTTTCGATAAAAAACCCAAAGCACCTAAAAAACCTGCCAATCCGGACGAAATCCGTCTGAACAAATACATTTCTAATTCAGGTGTTTGCTCACGCCGCGATGCCGACATTTACATCCAATCCGGAAACGTAAAAGTAAACGGTGAAGTGGTTACGGAGATGGGCTACAAAGTACAACCGAACGACGTTGTAAACTTTGACGGAAGCCTAATCACTCCTGAGAAAAAAGAATACATTTTATTGAACAAACCAAAAGGATTCACGACTTCCAAAGAAGAAGACATGAATGCCAACAATGTATTGGATTTGGTTCGCGGTGCGACAAAAGCCAAATTACAGCCTGTTGGAAGAATGGATAAAACCACTACTGGTTTGTTGCTATTCACCAACGACACAGATATTGTCCGCAAGTTCACGATTCCAAACCAACGCTCTTCAAAAGTGTATCAGGTTACTTTGGACAAAAATCTGAAATTCGAAGATTTAGAGCGGATTTCCAGTGGATTGACCATTGACAATCACCGTGTTTTTGTAGAAGAAGTGTCCTACATTGAAGACCAACCGAAGAGTGAAATCGGTCTAAAAATGAAAACCTCCAACGTAAAAGTGGTGCGATCCATTTTTGAACATTTAAAATATGATGTTTTAAAGGTAGACCGTGTGGTTTTTGCAGGTTTAACCAAAAAGAATTTACCAAGAGGAAACTGGAGATTCCTGACCGAACAGGAAATCATCAACCTGAGAAATATATAA
- a CDS encoding tetratricopeptide repeat protein, translating to MKHFCSFVFLTLTLFTYAQQQNRLNADKKKAQEAIVKEYLSDCALKYNYSYQMAEWQACLDAGLKKDSTIAYLWQQKAMPYFKARKYEIGMVFIDKAVKYDAERWQPYRAFIKCIFVKTYKDAIADFEDCKKKFGNNYVMDHTYDFYIALCYLQLNEFKKAEILLQNYVDTTLKKNGEDWVHHTALFYLGISMYEQERWIDAITVFDRSLARYKNYSDVKYYKGICLYRLGKTEESDAIMKESKADYELGYKINEDNVVYEMYPYQVRRKK from the coding sequence ATGAAACATTTTTGCAGTTTTGTTTTTCTGACATTGACTCTTTTCACTTATGCCCAACAGCAGAACAGATTAAACGCTGATAAAAAGAAAGCTCAGGAAGCAATCGTCAAAGAATATTTATCAGATTGTGCTCTAAAATACAATTACTCTTATCAAATGGCTGAATGGCAAGCCTGCCTGGATGCCGGATTGAAAAAAGACAGTACGATTGCCTATTTATGGCAGCAAAAAGCAATGCCTTATTTTAAAGCCAGAAAGTATGAAATAGGAATGGTTTTTATTGATAAAGCTGTCAAATACGACGCGGAACGATGGCAGCCATACCGCGCTTTTATCAAGTGTATTTTCGTCAAAACCTACAAAGACGCCATTGCAGATTTTGAAGACTGCAAGAAAAAATTCGGCAATAATTATGTAATGGACCATACCTACGATTTCTATATCGCTTTGTGTTATCTGCAACTGAACGAATTTAAGAAAGCTGAAATATTGCTGCAAAACTATGTGGATACCACCTTAAAGAAAAATGGAGAAGACTGGGTACATCACACTGCCTTGTTCTATTTAGGAATTTCAATGTACGAACAAGAACGATGGATCGATGCCATAACCGTATTTGACCGATCCTTAGCAAGATACAAAAACTACTCCGACGTTAAATATTATAAAGGAATTTGTCTTTACAGATTAGGAAAAACGGAAGAATCCGACGCAATTATGAAGGAATCCAAAGCCGATTATGAGCTGGGTTACAAAATCAACGAAGACAATGTGGTTTATGAAATGTACCCTTATCAGGTAAGGCGAAAAAAATAA
- a CDS encoding geranylgeranylglycerol-phosphate geranylgeranyltransferase: MLTRKTKILLMKILSLFSVVRGYNIPIIVIAQYLSSIFILAPEKRALDVILDWRLFIIVFVSTLTIASGYIINNFYDSEKDLINRPNKSMLDRLVSQKTKLQVYFGLNFLATALAFIISFRAALFFSVYIFLIWFYSHKLKKYPIIGNLTASLLAVLPFFGILLYFKNFYHVIFVHATFLFLLILIREMIKDLENIKGDVANDYQTIPVRFGEKISKKLITVLTISTALPVYILIDKYDVGYMDIYFYISLIVMLFFLQKLWKSQTHNEYLQLHNILKSLIVAGVFSIVLIDPSVLIHGRTLLKI, encoded by the coding sequence ATGCTCACACGTAAAACAAAAATACTACTGATGAAAATCCTCAGTTTGTTTTCTGTGGTGCGGGGTTATAACATTCCTATAATTGTCATAGCGCAGTATTTATCGTCAATTTTTATCCTGGCTCCCGAAAAAAGAGCCTTGGATGTGATACTCGATTGGCGTCTTTTCATTATCGTTTTTGTTTCAACGCTAACAATTGCCTCGGGTTATATCATCAATAATTTTTACGATTCAGAAAAAGACCTGATTAATCGCCCGAACAAATCAATGCTGGACAGATTGGTCAGCCAAAAAACAAAACTACAGGTTTATTTCGGACTGAATTTCCTGGCAACTGCCCTGGCGTTCATCATTTCATTCCGTGCCGCTTTGTTTTTTTCGGTTTATATTTTCCTGATTTGGTTCTATTCACACAAACTTAAAAAATATCCCATCATTGGCAATCTGACAGCTTCTTTGTTAGCTGTTTTGCCCTTCTTCGGTATTTTACTGTATTTCAAGAATTTTTATCATGTCATTTTTGTCCACGCAACATTCTTATTCCTGCTGATCTTAATTCGTGAAATGATTAAGGATCTTGAAAACATAAAAGGAGACGTGGCCAACGATTACCAAACCATTCCGGTGCGCTTCGGTGAAAAAATATCCAAAAAACTCATCACGGTCTTGACAATTTCAACGGCACTCCCGGTTTATATCCTCATTGACAAATACGATGTGGGTTATATGGACATTTATTTTTACATCAGCCTGATTGTAATGCTGTTCTTCCTGCAAAAACTCTGGAAATCCCAAACACACAACGAATATCTGCAATTGCACAACATCCTCAAATCACTTATTGTGGCCGGGGTATTCAGCATTGTCCTTATTGATCCGTCTGTATTGATTCACGGAAGGACTCTTTTAAAAATATGA
- a CDS encoding mevalonate kinase family protein, producing MKGPLFYSKILLFGEYGIIKDSKGLSIPYNFYNGALKVEENPSEEAQKSNASLKRFVSYLKDLQSEQPELVTFNLATLKADVERGMYFDSSIPQGYGVGSSGALVAAIYDKYANNKITVLENLTREKLLQLKAIFSEMESFFHGKSSGLDPLNSYLSLPILINSKDNIEPTGIPSQSTEGKGAVFLIDSGIVGETAPMVSIFMENLKEEGFRKMLKSQFIKYTDACVENFLHGDMKSLFENTKQLSKVVLNNFKPMIPEQFHKVWQKGIETNDYYLKLCGSGGGGYILGFTQDLEKAKNALKDYKLEVVYQF from the coding sequence ATGAAAGGACCACTTTTTTACTCGAAAATCTTACTCTTCGGAGAATACGGAATCATCAAAGATTCCAAAGGTTTATCTATTCCTTATAATTTCTATAACGGAGCTTTAAAGGTAGAAGAAAATCCTTCAGAAGAGGCCCAAAAATCGAATGCAAGTTTAAAACGATTTGTATCGTACCTGAAAGACTTGCAAAGTGAACAGCCCGAGTTAGTGACTTTCAATCTGGCAACTTTAAAAGCCGATGTTGAGCGTGGCATGTATTTCGATTCCAGCATTCCCCAGGGATATGGTGTAGGAAGCAGCGGTGCGCTGGTAGCGGCGATTTACGATAAATATGCCAATAACAAAATCACGGTTCTGGAAAACTTAACACGCGAAAAGTTATTACAGCTGAAAGCTATTTTTTCAGAGATGGAATCGTTTTTCCACGGAAAAAGTTCGGGCCTAGATCCGTTGAACAGCTACTTGAGTTTACCGATTTTAATCAACTCCAAAGATAATATTGAACCAACCGGAATTCCTTCCCAAAGTACCGAAGGAAAAGGCGCCGTTTTCTTAATCGATTCGGGAATCGTGGGTGAAACTGCACCGATGGTGAGTATCTTCATGGAAAACCTGAAAGAAGAAGGGTTCCGCAAAATGCTGAAATCCCAATTCATTAAATACACTGACGCCTGTGTGGAAAACTTCCTGCACGGCGACATGAAATCCCTTTTTGAAAACACCAAGCAACTTTCCAAAGTGGTGTTGAATAATTTCAAACCTATGATCCCGGAGCAATTCCATAAGGTTTGGCAAAAAGGAATCGAAACCAATGATTACTATCTGAAATTGTGCGGTTCCGGTGGCGGTGGGTATATTTTAGGATTTACCCAAGACCTTGAAAAAGCGAAAAATGCATTAAAAGACTATAAATTGGAAGTGGTCTATCAGTTCTAA
- a CDS encoding diphosphomevalonate/mevalonate 3,5-bisphosphate decarboxylase family protein encodes MISEKDFIQNNYTASVESGNFEWSAPSNIALVKYWGKKDKQIPANPSISFTLNNCKTITKLGFTKKENTSTNSAQAQFSFDLLFEGQPKEDFKPKIQKFFERIFEYCPYLKDFHFTIDTQNTFPHSSGIASSASGMAALAMNIMSLEKVLNPAISEDYFYQKASFLARLGSGSACRSVKGSVVVWGNHTEIEGSSDLFGVEFPSTVHHNFKNYQDTILLVDKGEKQVSSTVGHDLMFGHPFAEQRFSQAHHNLSAIKNVLESGDVEQFIKIVESEALTLHAMMMTSMPYFILMKPNTLEIINKIWKFRNETQTPVCFTLDAGANVHVLYPENVKEKVLQFIKDELVGYCQNGQYICDEIGLGALMI; translated from the coding sequence ATGATTTCCGAAAAGGATTTTATCCAAAACAATTATACTGCATCTGTAGAAAGTGGCAATTTTGAATGGAGTGCCCCGAGCAATATTGCCTTAGTGAAATATTGGGGAAAGAAAGACAAACAGATTCCAGCCAATCCTTCTATCAGTTTTACATTAAATAACTGTAAGACGATTACCAAACTGGGTTTTACAAAAAAAGAAAATACTTCGACAAACTCAGCACAGGCTCAATTCTCTTTCGACTTGTTGTTTGAAGGGCAACCTAAAGAAGATTTCAAGCCGAAAATCCAAAAATTTTTCGAGCGTATTTTTGAATATTGTCCGTACCTGAAAGACTTCCATTTTACGATTGACACGCAAAATACTTTTCCGCACAGCTCAGGAATTGCTTCCTCTGCATCGGGAATGGCTGCTTTGGCGATGAATATCATGAGCCTGGAAAAAGTTTTAAATCCAGCTATTTCAGAAGACTATTTCTACCAAAAAGCCTCTTTCCTTGCCCGATTGGGTTCCGGAAGCGCGTGCCGAAGCGTAAAAGGAAGCGTAGTGGTTTGGGGAAATCATACTGAAATTGAAGGAAGTTCCGATTTGTTTGGAGTTGAATTCCCTTCAACAGTTCACCACAATTTCAAAAACTATCAGGATACTATTTTATTGGTGGACAAAGGAGAAAAACAGGTTTCCAGCACCGTCGGACACGATTTGATGTTTGGGCATCCGTTTGCCGAGCAGCGTTTTTCTCAGGCACATCACAATTTATCGGCTATAAAAAACGTTTTGGAAAGCGGTGACGTGGAACAATTCATCAAAATAGTGGAGAGTGAAGCTTTAACACTTCATGCCATGATGATGACTTCAATGCCGTATTTCATTCTGATGAAGCCAAATACACTTGAAATCATCAATAAAATCTGGAAATTCAGAAACGAGACACAAACACCGGTATGCTTTACGCTTGACGCTGGCGCGAATGTACACGTACTGTATCCGGAAAACGTTAAAGAAAAAGTTCTGCAATTTATTAAGGACGAATTAGTTGGCTATTGTCAAAATGGTCAGTACATTTGTGACGAAATAGGATTAGGAGCTTTAATGATATAA
- a CDS encoding TspO/MBR family protein: MQKITRILTVVVTCLCIGYFSKLIIGNNIEAWYSNLIKPVFNPPNWVFVSVWSVLFIMMGVAAGLVWDRMELDKINVRKGLQFFAIQLGLNILWTYIFFGLHNPLLALAEIALLWLMIFETYVVFKRVDKMASMLLLPYLAWVSFAAVLNAAIFWLNR; encoded by the coding sequence ATGCAAAAAATTACCCGAATTCTTACCGTTGTTGTGACTTGTTTATGTATAGGTTATTTTTCAAAACTCATAATTGGCAATAATATTGAAGCTTGGTATTCCAATTTGATAAAGCCTGTTTTTAATCCTCCCAATTGGGTTTTTGTTTCGGTTTGGTCAGTACTTTTTATAATGATGGGAGTGGCTGCCGGTTTGGTTTGGGATCGAATGGAATTGGATAAAATCAACGTTCGTAAGGGGTTGCAGTTTTTTGCGATTCAATTAGGGTTGAATATTTTATGGACTTATATTTTCTTCGGTTTGCATAATCCGTTGTTGGCTTTGGCTGAAATAGCGCTTCTGTGGCTGATGATTTTCGAAACCTATGTTGTCTTTAAAAGAGTGGATAAAATGGCATCGATGTTGCTTTTGCCTTATCTGGCCTGGGTTAGCTTTGCTGCGGTTTTAAACGCTGCCATTTTTTGGTTAAACAGATAG